A genome region from Kineosporia corallincola includes the following:
- a CDS encoding glycerophosphodiester phosphodiesterase translates to MTENNAPTHTTPAPPSRGPFGPGLAIASHRGFGKNVDGWPENSLPAFREAVRYGVPWLEVDVRRTRDGALFVHHWPSVGVDDGRFVSDLTGDEARKAGLLALDDLLEVVPKHVGVIYDVKTAMEDALLPPSRDTTALLLPVLDAERDRPQLVTSFDPASLLFVGQEMPGVARGLITWISFPMRKAVPAAARLGVEVLSAHWKSFGPNGTDSAPHHRPAEYAIDIAHRAGVQVLAWSPAMGPAAELAAAGVDALVVDDVPGGLALARGLDR, encoded by the coding sequence TCCCCCGTCCCGGGGCCCGTTCGGGCCGGGACTGGCGATCGCCTCGCACCGGGGCTTCGGCAAGAACGTCGACGGCTGGCCGGAGAACTCGCTGCCGGCCTTCCGCGAGGCCGTCCGCTACGGGGTGCCGTGGCTGGAGGTCGACGTCCGGCGCACCCGCGACGGCGCACTGTTCGTGCACCACTGGCCGAGTGTGGGGGTGGACGACGGACGCTTCGTCTCCGACCTGACCGGCGACGAGGCGCGCAAGGCCGGGCTGCTGGCCCTGGACGACCTGCTCGAGGTGGTGCCGAAGCACGTCGGCGTGATCTACGACGTGAAGACGGCGATGGAGGACGCCCTGCTGCCGCCGTCCCGGGACACCACCGCCCTGCTGCTGCCGGTGCTGGACGCCGAACGCGACAGGCCGCAGCTGGTGACGTCGTTCGACCCCGCCTCACTGCTCTTCGTGGGTCAGGAGATGCCCGGCGTGGCGCGCGGGCTGATCACCTGGATCTCGTTCCCGATGCGCAAGGCCGTGCCGGCCGCCGCCCGGCTGGGCGTGGAGGTGCTGTCGGCGCACTGGAAGTCGTTCGGGCCCAACGGCACCGACTCGGCCCCGCACCACCGCCCGGCCGAGTACGCGATCGACATCGCGCACCGGGCCGGGGTGCAGGTGCTGGCCTGGTCACCCGCCATGGGGCCGGCCGCGGAACTGGCCGCGGCCGGGGTGGACGCCCTGGTGGTGGACGACGTGCCGGGCGGCCTAGCCCTGGCCCGGGGCCTGGACCGCTGA
- the mca gene encoding mycothiol conjugate amidase Mca — protein sequence MAEQLRLMAVHAHPDDESSKGAATLARYVDEGVDVLVVSCTGGERGDVLNPKLQHDPEVERDLPELRRKEMAAAAAALGVRHHWLGFVDSGLPEGDPLPPLPEGCFAAQPLEVASAPLVRLVREFRPHVMTTYNELGGYPHPDHIMTHKVSVEAFEAAGDPTRYTDSGDPWAPLKLYYDVGFSRARMMAFHEALLAAGKESPMTEWLERRNNADAPPERTITTRVNIVGWMDRRDAALRAHATQIDPDGWFFAIPNEIQADVWPTDDFELARSLVDTEVPEDDLFSGIRDRAKV from the coding sequence ATGGCCGAGCAGCTCAGGCTCATGGCGGTGCATGCGCATCCCGACGACGAGTCCAGCAAGGGCGCGGCGACGCTCGCCCGTTACGTGGACGAAGGTGTCGACGTCCTGGTGGTCAGCTGCACCGGCGGCGAGCGCGGCGACGTGCTCAACCCCAAGCTCCAGCACGACCCCGAGGTCGAGCGCGACCTGCCCGAGCTGCGCCGCAAGGAGATGGCGGCCGCCGCGGCCGCGCTCGGCGTGCGGCACCACTGGCTCGGATTCGTCGACTCCGGCCTGCCCGAGGGCGACCCGCTGCCGCCGCTGCCCGAGGGCTGCTTCGCGGCGCAGCCGCTGGAGGTGGCCTCGGCCCCGCTGGTGCGTCTGGTGCGCGAGTTCCGCCCGCACGTGATGACCACCTACAACGAGCTCGGCGGTTACCCCCACCCCGACCACATCATGACCCACAAGGTGTCGGTCGAGGCGTTCGAGGCCGCAGGTGACCCGACCCGCTACACCGACAGCGGTGACCCCTGGGCGCCGCTGAAGCTGTACTACGACGTGGGCTTCTCCCGCGCCCGCATGATGGCGTTCCACGAGGCGCTGCTCGCCGCGGGCAAGGAGTCGCCGATGACCGAGTGGCTGGAGCGCCGCAACAACGCCGACGCCCCGCCGGAGCGCACCATCACCACCCGGGTCAACATCGTCGGCTGGATGGACCGGCGCGACGCGGCGCTGCGCGCCCACGCCACGCAGATCGACCCGGACGGCTGGTTCTTCGCCATCCCGAACGAGATCCAGGCCGACGTGTGGCCGACGGACGACTTCGAGCTGGCGCGTAGTCTGGTCGACACCGAGGTGCCCGAGGACGACCTGTTCTCCGGCATCCGTGACCGGGCCAAGGTCTGA
- a CDS encoding DUF4307 domain-containing protein: MTTPAESPATDDPAPTEPAADASAALARRYGRRRAPRRPVVIGALLVLAVLVLGFIYWATVIDRDRVTYQDHSFDVRSASQVVVTFDVQLHAGATKAICTVHALNSLGTEVGLTDVEVEGDDDNRVRMTVTLPTSEEATTGLVEECVAE; encoded by the coding sequence GTGACCACGCCAGCGGAGTCCCCCGCCACCGACGACCCGGCCCCCACCGAACCGGCCGCTGACGCCTCGGCAGCCCTCGCCCGGCGCTACGGCCGGCGTCGCGCCCCCCGCCGCCCCGTGGTGATCGGCGCGCTGCTGGTGCTCGCCGTGCTCGTGCTCGGATTCATCTACTGGGCCACGGTGATCGACCGCGACCGGGTGACCTACCAGGACCACAGCTTCGACGTGCGCTCCGCCTCGCAGGTAGTGGTCACCTTCGACGTGCAGTTGCACGCCGGGGCGACGAAGGCGATCTGCACGGTGCACGCCCTGAACTCCCTGGGCACCGAGGTCGGGCTGACCGACGTGGAGGTCGAGGGCGACGACGACAACCGGGTCAGGATGACCGTGACACTCCCCACGAGCGAGGAGGCCACCACCGGTCTGGTCGAGGAGTGCGTGGCCGAATAG
- the greA gene encoding transcription elongation factor GreA: MSETGAAVAWLTQDAYDRLKNELEYLSGEGRVEIAKTIEAARAEGDLKENGGYHAAKDQQGKMEARIRQLRQLLETAKVGETTASDGTVASGSVVTIDLAGEEMVFLLGSREVAGDTDLDVYSEKSPLGSAIVGHKVGDTTSYTAPNGREITVKILEAKPFTG; encoded by the coding sequence GTGAGTGAGACCGGTGCTGCCGTCGCATGGCTGACACAAGACGCCTATGACCGGTTGAAGAACGAGCTCGAATACCTCTCTGGCGAGGGCCGGGTCGAGATCGCGAAGACCATCGAGGCCGCCAGGGCCGAGGGCGACCTGAAGGAGAACGGCGGTTACCACGCCGCCAAGGACCAGCAGGGCAAGATGGAGGCCCGCATCCGCCAGCTGCGCCAGCTGCTCGAGACCGCCAAGGTGGGCGAGACCACGGCCAGCGACGGCACGGTGGCCTCCGGCAGCGTGGTCACGATCGACCTGGCCGGCGAGGAGATGGTCTTCCTGCTCGGCAGCCGCGAGGTCGCCGGTGACACCGACCTCGACGTGTACAGCGAGAAGAGCCCGCTCGGCTCCGCGATCGTCGGGCACAAGGTGGGCGACACCACCTCGTACACCGCCCCGAACGGCCGCGAGATCACGGTGAAGATTCTCGAGGCGAAGCCGTTCACCGGCTGA
- a CDS encoding AI-2E family transporter gives MSIEQDDPTRVRPAELPHGLRVSAAWAWRVLLIAGTVWLLWRIFSQYQVIFVPLLVALMLSALLKPLHRGLSRGENRAGLPNAAAALLTVFLTIVFVAGLMTLIGQQAVTGFDDLRDDAADGITELQAQLARGPLNVTSDQLDEYVTSIQDSIRGNGGSEIVSGALEVTNTAGHVLTGIFIVLFSTYFFLSGGDRMWEWVVGLFPAPTRDKVRGSGVRAWATLTAYVRATVIVAIVDGVGVGVGAAFLGVPLAFPLGMVVFIGAFVPIVGALVSGAAAVLVALVAGGFWDAVIMLGIVIAVQQLEAHVLQPFLLGRAVRVHPLAVIIAISAGVLLAGIVGALFAVPFVAVANVIGEYLAGRDPEGRHEQPSEEQVGPLADESRDDEATDDATDDRSTWDDTDEDDPHVVTAPGRPDA, from the coding sequence GTGAGCATCGAGCAGGACGACCCGACCCGGGTGCGCCCGGCCGAACTCCCGCACGGCCTGCGGGTGAGCGCGGCGTGGGCCTGGCGGGTGCTGCTCATCGCCGGCACGGTCTGGCTGCTGTGGCGCATCTTCAGCCAGTACCAGGTGATCTTCGTGCCGCTGCTCGTGGCCCTGATGCTGTCGGCGCTGCTGAAGCCGTTGCACCGGGGGCTGTCGCGGGGCGAGAACCGGGCCGGGCTGCCGAACGCGGCGGCGGCCCTGCTCACGGTGTTCCTCACGATCGTCTTCGTGGCCGGCCTGATGACGCTGATCGGGCAGCAGGCCGTCACCGGTTTCGACGACCTGCGTGACGACGCCGCCGACGGCATCACCGAGCTCCAGGCCCAGCTGGCCCGCGGCCCCCTCAACGTGACCAGCGACCAGCTCGACGAGTACGTCACCAGCATCCAGGACAGCATCCGCGGCAACGGCGGCAGCGAGATCGTCTCCGGCGCGCTGGAAGTCACCAACACCGCCGGTCACGTGCTCACCGGCATCTTCATCGTGCTGTTCTCCACCTACTTCTTCCTCTCCGGCGGCGACCGGATGTGGGAGTGGGTGGTCGGCCTGTTCCCCGCCCCCACCCGTGACAAGGTGCGTGGCTCGGGCGTGCGGGCCTGGGCTACGCTCACCGCGTACGTGCGGGCCACCGTGATCGTGGCCATTGTGGACGGCGTGGGCGTCGGCGTCGGCGCGGCCTTCCTCGGGGTACCGCTGGCCTTTCCACTCGGCATGGTGGTCTTCATCGGCGCCTTCGTGCCGATCGTCGGTGCTCTGGTGTCCGGCGCCGCGGCCGTGCTGGTCGCGCTGGTGGCCGGCGGTTTCTGGGACGCCGTGATCATGCTCGGCATCGTGATCGCCGTGCAGCAGCTGGAGGCCCACGTGCTCCAGCCGTTCCTGCTCGGCCGGGCGGTGCGCGTGCACCCGCTGGCCGTGATTATCGCGATCTCGGCCGGGGTGCTGCTGGCCGGCATCGTCGGTGCCCTGTTCGCGGTGCCGTTCGTGGCCGTGGCCAACGTGATCGGCGAGTACCTGGCCGGCCGTGACCCCGAAGGCCGGCACGAGCAACCCAGCGAGGAACAGGTCGGGCCGCTGGCCGACGAGTCCCGCGACGACGAGGCGACCGACGACGCGACCGACGACCGGTCCACCTGGGACGACACCGACGAGGACGACCCCCACGTCGTCACCGCACCGGGCCGCCCCGATGCCTGA
- a CDS encoding glutamate mutase L — protein sequence MPQLVLCVDVGSTYTKAVLVDASDGGVLGTAQHPTTRPDVMAGIAAVREELAAPDPRHVHAAEILACSSAGGGLRLAVVGHERLVTAEAGRRAALSAGGRVVHLSSGPLTPDGVRALRDDRPDLIVLTGGTDGGNADVVVHNARRLGVARLPVPVVVACNQDASAEVEAQLRRRGRAVSVTDNLLPSIGTYRPGPAREAVRAAFLEHVIGGKGLSRSGSRIAGRSFRQLVVAPTPDAVLSGVEALAAGRGLLLADVGGATTDVYSALPDPAHDPEHGPQGKTTGATGDWLCARTVEGDLGVRSGAAGVVEAALAEGLLEEEDAARLRARVGSPSARPAQHLDLTLARLAVLIAVRRHGRAPHPGALPRPLREVVTVVGSGGVLRHCGGAERDDVLKQLLADHAGGWAVPEQATLAVDARYTLFAAGLLSGRADPAVVRRLATAGLQPVAPG from the coding sequence GTGCCGCAACTGGTTCTGTGTGTGGACGTCGGCTCGACCTACACCAAGGCGGTGCTGGTCGATGCCTCCGACGGTGGGGTGCTGGGCACGGCGCAGCACCCCACCACCCGGCCCGACGTGATGGCCGGCATCGCCGCGGTGCGGGAAGAGCTGGCCGCGCCCGACCCCCGACATGTCCATGCCGCCGAGATCCTGGCCTGCTCCAGCGCCGGCGGCGGCCTGCGGCTGGCCGTGGTCGGCCACGAGCGGCTGGTCACCGCGGAAGCCGGCCGTAGAGCGGCGCTCTCGGCCGGCGGCCGGGTGGTGCACCTGAGCTCCGGTCCGCTCACCCCCGACGGCGTGCGGGCCCTGCGCGACGACCGGCCCGACCTGATCGTCCTCACCGGCGGCACCGACGGGGGCAACGCCGACGTGGTGGTGCACAACGCCCGGCGTCTGGGCGTCGCCCGCCTCCCGGTGCCGGTGGTGGTGGCCTGCAACCAGGACGCCTCCGCCGAGGTGGAGGCACAGCTGCGCCGCCGGGGTCGCGCGGTCAGCGTCACTGACAACCTGCTGCCGAGCATCGGCACCTACCGTCCCGGCCCCGCCCGGGAGGCCGTGCGGGCCGCCTTCCTCGAGCATGTGATCGGCGGAAAAGGCCTGTCGCGCAGCGGCTCACGAATCGCCGGGCGCAGCTTCCGGCAGCTCGTGGTGGCACCGACCCCGGACGCCGTGCTGTCCGGCGTCGAGGCGCTCGCCGCGGGCCGGGGGCTGCTGCTGGCCGACGTCGGCGGTGCCACCACCGACGTGTACTCCGCGCTCCCCGACCCGGCCCACGACCCCGAGCACGGCCCCCAGGGGAAAACGACCGGCGCCACCGGGGACTGGCTCTGCGCCCGCACCGTCGAAGGCGACCTGGGCGTGCGCTCGGGGGCGGCCGGGGTGGTCGAGGCCGCGCTGGCCGAAGGGCTGCTGGAAGAGGAGGACGCCGCGCGGCTCCGGGCGCGCGTCGGGTCCCCGTCGGCGCGGCCCGCCCAGCACCTCGACCTGACGCTGGCCCGGCTGGCGGTCCTGATCGCGGTCCGCCGTCACGGCCGCGCGCCGCACCCGGGCGCCCTGCCGCGCCCGCTGCGCGAGGTCGTCACGGTGGTGGGGAGCGGGGGTGTGCTGCGTCACTGCGGGGGAGCGGAGCGGGACGACGTCCTCAAGCAACTGCTGGCCGACCACGCCGGTGGCTGGGCCGTGCCCGAGCAGGCGACCCTGGCCGTGGACGCGAGGTACACGCTGTTCGCCGCGGGGCTGCTGAGCGGCCGGGCGGATCCGGCGGTGGTGCGGCGACTCGCGACGGCCGGTCTGCAACCGGTGGCCCCGGGGTGA
- a CDS encoding cystathionine gamma-synthase, which yields MNEPNQISGNSRWSQAGFSTRAIHVGSEADPATGAVVTPIYQTSTYAQDGVGGLRQGLGTGYEYSRSGNPTRTALEECLAALEAPDGSAQGFAFASGLAAEDALLRSLLRPGDHIVIPDDAYGGTYRLVSRVAEPWGVRHTPASIVDVEEVRAAIEPGRTRLVWIETPTNPLLSVADIAALAEVTHEAGALLVVDNTFATPYLQQPLSLGADIVVHSTTKYCGGHSDVVGGAVVVSDRASAPWMAGVAGLGESVSERVGFHQNSMGAVPGPFDSWLVQRGLKTLAVRMERHCDNAEKVVEMLRQHPKITRVLYPALDDHPGHKAAAEQMRRFGGMISFQVAGGREAALEVCRKARVFTLAESLGGVESLIEHPGQMTHASVAGSALEVPDDLVRISVGLEDASDLIADLEQALG from the coding sequence GTGAACGAGCCGAACCAGATCTCCGGAAATTCCCGCTGGTCACAGGCCGGGTTCTCGACCCGGGCGATCCACGTGGGATCCGAGGCCGACCCCGCCACCGGGGCGGTCGTCACCCCGATCTACCAGACCTCCACCTACGCGCAGGACGGCGTGGGCGGCCTCCGCCAGGGGCTGGGCACGGGGTACGAGTACTCGCGGTCGGGCAACCCCACCCGCACCGCGCTCGAAGAGTGTCTGGCCGCTCTGGAGGCTCCCGACGGCTCGGCCCAGGGCTTCGCGTTCGCCTCCGGCCTGGCCGCCGAAGACGCCCTCCTGCGCTCGCTGCTGCGCCCCGGCGACCACATCGTGATCCCTGACGACGCCTACGGCGGCACCTACCGTCTGGTGTCCCGCGTCGCCGAGCCGTGGGGGGTGCGGCACACGCCCGCCTCCATCGTGGACGTCGAAGAGGTGCGGGCCGCCATCGAGCCCGGCCGCACCCGCCTGGTCTGGATCGAGACCCCGACGAACCCGCTGCTGTCCGTGGCCGACATCGCCGCCCTGGCCGAGGTCACGCACGAGGCCGGGGCACTGCTGGTAGTCGACAACACCTTCGCCACGCCGTACCTCCAGCAGCCGCTGAGCCTCGGCGCCGACATCGTCGTGCACTCCACCACCAAGTACTGCGGCGGCCACTCCGACGTCGTCGGCGGCGCGGTCGTCGTGTCCGACCGGGCGTCCGCCCCGTGGATGGCCGGCGTCGCGGGTCTGGGCGAAAGTGTCTCCGAGCGCGTCGGTTTCCACCAGAACTCGATGGGCGCCGTCCCCGGCCCGTTCGACTCCTGGCTGGTGCAGCGCGGGCTGAAGACCCTGGCCGTGCGCATGGAGCGGCACTGCGACAACGCCGAGAAGGTGGTCGAGATGCTGCGTCAGCACCCGAAGATCACCCGGGTGCTCTACCCGGCCCTCGACGACCACCCGGGCCACAAGGCGGCGGCCGAGCAGATGCGGCGCTTCGGCGGGATGATCTCGTTCCAGGTCGCCGGTGGCCGTGAGGCCGCGCTCGAGGTGTGCCGCAAGGCGCGGGTGTTCACCCTGGCCGAGTCGCTGGGCGGGGTGGAGTCGCTGATCGAGCACCCGGGCCAGATGACCCACGCCTCGGTGGCCGGCTCGGCGCTCGAGGTGCCGGACGACCTGGTCCGGATCTCGGTCGGGCTGGAAGACGCCTCGGACCTGATCGCCGACCTGGAGCAGGCGCTGGGCTGA
- the msrA gene encoding peptide-methionine (S)-S-oxide reductase MsrA, with protein MVEQDQALPGRDSRPFTVPARHAVLGTPLEGPWPEGTQVVYVAMGCFWGAEKTFWQTPGVVTTAVGYQGGHTPNPTYEETCTSLTGHTEAVLVAYDPARVSINDLLKTFWESHDPTQGYRQGNDLGTQYRSAFYWTTDEQREAYESSRATYQAALDKAGFGAVTTESRSAQEAGTFWYAEDYHQQYLYKNPNGYCPDHGTGVACPIGVGVLYGTGVKAE; from the coding sequence ATGGTGGAGCAGGACCAGGCTCTGCCGGGCCGCGACAGCCGGCCGTTCACCGTCCCGGCCCGGCATGCCGTGCTCGGCACACCGCTCGAGGGCCCCTGGCCCGAGGGCACCCAGGTGGTTTACGTTGCCATGGGCTGTTTCTGGGGTGCGGAGAAGACGTTCTGGCAGACCCCCGGCGTCGTCACCACCGCGGTCGGTTACCAGGGTGGCCACACCCCGAACCCGACCTACGAGGAGACCTGCACCAGCCTCACCGGCCACACCGAGGCCGTGCTGGTGGCCTACGACCCGGCCAGGGTCAGCATCAACGACCTGCTCAAGACGTTCTGGGAGTCGCACGACCCGACCCAGGGCTACCGCCAGGGCAACGACCTGGGCACGCAGTACCGCTCGGCGTTCTACTGGACCACCGACGAGCAGCGTGAGGCCTACGAATCGAGCCGGGCCACCTACCAGGCCGCCCTCGACAAGGCCGGATTCGGCGCCGTCACCACGGAGTCCCGCTCCGCGCAGGAAGCCGGCACGTTCTGGTACGCCGAGGACTACCACCAGCAGTACCTCTACAAGAACCCGAACGGGTACTGCCCCGATCACGGCACGGGCGTCGCCTGCCCGATCGGCGTGGGCGTGCTGTACGGAACCGGCGTGAAGGCCGAGTAA
- a CDS encoding type II toxin-antitoxin system death-on-curing family toxin: MIRYLSVEQALLISRYAVAGPVQVRDIGLLDAAVNRPRAGMFGQEAYPDLLTKAAALLHSLVSNHPLVDGNKRLAWLGTYVFCAKNGVELAPADDDAFDLVMAIASGELDDLAVIAGQLKSFVAA; the protein is encoded by the coding sequence ATGATCCGCTACCTGAGCGTCGAGCAGGCCCTGCTGATCTCGCGGTATGCCGTCGCCGGGCCGGTCCAGGTGCGGGACATCGGTCTCCTGGACGCTGCGGTGAACCGGCCCCGGGCCGGGATGTTCGGCCAGGAGGCTTATCCGGACCTGCTGACCAAGGCGGCGGCGCTCCTGCACTCGCTGGTGTCCAACCATCCGCTGGTCGATGGCAACAAGCGGCTGGCGTGGCTGGGGACCTACGTCTTCTGTGCCAAGAACGGTGTGGAGCTCGCGCCGGCTGACGACGACGCCTTCGACCTGGTGATGGCCATCGCGTCGGGCGAACTCGACGATCTGGCTGTGATCGCCGGTCAGCTCAAGAGTTTCGTGGCGGCCTGA
- a CDS encoding methyl-accepting chemotaxis protein, giving the protein MIGRRIGGRAAESELCRHTLVMISEMAERVAGGDLEARLPPLGLDGVDPRVEARARNAVNGMLDVVDAYVRESSAAIIAASNGHFYRRLLETGLPGAFLDSARVIETGRISLQAANDATRSAARDRRNLGAQLEETLVGLTNDMSSAVTSVRDVAVGVASYAQDAQADAERARGTVASLRESTEGIRSAVRLITQIADQTRLLALNATIEAARAGQAGRGFAVVATEVKGLADESGNSSKSIIGGVNAVREAAESTISVLEGITDQITEMSRRIQEIVESAEGTGDGSGLIPVSERLRGEVKDFIHSINAAERRGATRTKQRVDIHVITENERMAASLYNASYTGLAFDVPHGFAEPLGGTVRVAIPTDAGLLDCTCEVLRIDSLPDGRRRVGARITYKRPPFEEQFEALQDAGIPPGDPDL; this is encoded by the coding sequence ATGATCGGACGCCGGATCGGTGGGCGGGCGGCGGAGAGCGAACTCTGCCGTCACACCCTGGTGATGATCTCCGAGATGGCCGAACGAGTGGCCGGCGGCGATCTGGAGGCCCGGCTGCCGCCGCTGGGGCTGGACGGGGTGGACCCGCGCGTGGAGGCCCGGGCCCGCAACGCCGTCAACGGGATGCTGGACGTCGTCGACGCCTACGTGCGGGAGTCGTCGGCCGCGATCATCGCCGCCAGCAACGGGCACTTCTACCGGCGTCTGCTGGAGACCGGTCTGCCCGGGGCGTTCCTCGACAGCGCGCGGGTGATCGAGACCGGCCGGATCTCGTTGCAGGCGGCCAACGACGCCACCCGCTCCGCCGCCCGGGACCGCCGCAACCTCGGCGCCCAGCTGGAGGAGACGCTGGTCGGGCTGACCAACGACATGTCCTCGGCCGTCACCAGCGTGCGTGACGTGGCAGTGGGTGTGGCCTCCTACGCACAGGACGCCCAGGCCGACGCCGAGCGGGCCCGGGGAACCGTGGCCTCGCTGCGGGAGAGCACCGAGGGGATCCGTAGCGCGGTCCGGCTGATCACCCAGATCGCCGACCAGACCAGGCTTCTCGCACTGAACGCAACCATCGAGGCAGCTCGGGCGGGGCAGGCCGGGCGGGGCTTCGCGGTGGTCGCCACCGAGGTGAAGGGGCTGGCCGACGAGTCCGGCAACTCGTCCAAGTCGATCATCGGCGGGGTGAACGCCGTGCGCGAGGCGGCCGAGTCGACCATCTCGGTGCTGGAGGGCATCACCGACCAGATCACCGAGATGAGCCGCCGCATCCAGGAAATCGTCGAGTCCGCCGAGGGAACCGGCGACGGCAGCGGCCTGATCCCGGTCTCCGAGCGGTTGCGGGGCGAGGTGAAAGACTTCATCCACTCGATCAACGCGGCCGAGCGGCGCGGGGCCACCCGCACGAAGCAGCGGGTGGACATCCACGTGATCACCGAGAACGAGCGGATGGCCGCGAGCCTGTACAACGCCAGCTACACCGGCCTCGCCTTCGACGTGCCGCACGGCTTCGCCGAGCCCCTGGGTGGCACGGTGCGGGTGGCCATCCCGACCGACGCCGGGCTCCTGGACTGCACCTGCGAGGTGCTGCGCATCGACTCACTGCCGGACGGCCGGCGTCGGGTGGGGGCCAGGATCACTTACAAGAGACCGCCTTTCGAGGAACAGTTCGAGGCGTTGCAGGACGCCGGGATCCCGCCCGGCGACCCGGACCTGTGA
- a CDS encoding PAS domain-containing protein, producing MEHVLGRDELIVSKTDTKGILTYVNETFCRLAVADEIDLIGKPHNVIRHPDMPRAIFKYLWETIAARKEVFAYVKNMGMDGSFYWVFAHVTASGRTDGQVTGYHSNRRAPGREAINAIEPLYRELCRIEQSGGGSRQGLDASTAALNAELVDRGLSYDEFIWSITP from the coding sequence GTGGAACACGTCCTGGGTCGCGACGAGCTGATCGTCAGCAAAACGGACACCAAGGGCATTCTCACCTATGTCAACGAGACGTTCTGCCGTCTGGCGGTCGCGGACGAGATCGACCTGATCGGGAAACCCCACAACGTCATCCGGCATCCGGACATGCCGCGGGCCATCTTCAAGTACCTGTGGGAGACGATCGCGGCCCGCAAGGAGGTCTTCGCCTATGTCAAGAACATGGGCATGGACGGGTCGTTCTACTGGGTCTTCGCGCACGTCACGGCCAGCGGCCGCACCGACGGCCAGGTGACCGGCTACCACTCCAACCGGCGCGCGCCCGGCCGGGAGGCGATCAACGCGATCGAGCCGCTGTACCGCGAGCTGTGCCGGATCGAGCAGAGCGGCGGCGGTTCCCGGCAGGGACTGGACGCCTCGACCGCGGCGCTGAACGCCGAACTGGTCGATCGCGGGCTCTCGTACGACGAGTTCATCTGGTCGATCACGCCATGA
- a CDS encoding undecaprenyl-diphosphate phosphatase — protein MSWLEVIVLGLVQGLTEFLPISSSGHLRIVAEVFFEKDAGAAFTAVTQLGTEAAVVIYFAKDIWNLFITWCRGFVDAEVRRTFDYRMAWLVIIGTIPIGVLGLLFEDAIKEPARNLWLVSSMLVIFGIVLGLAERFGPQRRDYDSLTVKDGIILGFAQAMALIPGVSRSGGTITAGLAIGLKRAVAVRYSFLLAIPAVVASGLFSLGDVTAGDSGVSTAQMVVATLVAFVVGYAIIAWLLKFVERHSVYVFVWYRIVLGLMLLGALSLGWISAT, from the coding sequence GTGAGCTGGCTAGAGGTGATCGTCCTCGGTCTGGTGCAGGGGCTCACCGAGTTCCTCCCGATCTCGTCGTCGGGGCACCTGCGGATCGTGGCCGAGGTGTTCTTCGAGAAGGACGCCGGGGCGGCCTTCACCGCGGTCACCCAGCTGGGGACCGAGGCGGCTGTCGTCATCTACTTCGCCAAGGACATCTGGAACCTCTTCATCACCTGGTGCCGTGGGTTCGTGGACGCCGAGGTGCGCCGCACGTTCGACTACCGGATGGCGTGGCTGGTCATCATCGGCACCATCCCGATCGGCGTGCTCGGCCTGCTGTTCGAGGACGCGATCAAGGAGCCGGCCCGCAACCTCTGGCTGGTCTCCAGCATGCTGGTGATCTTCGGCATCGTGCTCGGCCTGGCCGAGCGGTTCGGCCCGCAGCGCCGCGACTACGACAGCCTGACCGTCAAGGACGGCATCATCCTGGGCTTCGCCCAGGCGATGGCCCTGATCCCCGGTGTCTCCCGCTCCGGCGGCACGATCACCGCCGGTCTGGCCATCGGCCTCAAGCGGGCCGTGGCCGTGCGCTACTCGTTCCTGCTGGCCATCCCGGCCGTGGTCGCCTCCGGCCTGTTCAGCCTCGGCGACGTGACCGCGGGTGACAGCGGCGTCAGCACCGCCCAGATGGTCGTGGCCACCCTGGTGGCGTTCGTGGTCGGCTACGCGATCATCGCCTGGCTGCTCAAGTTCGTGGAGCGGCACAGCGTGTACGTCTTCGTCTGGTACCGGATCGTGCTCGGCCTCATGCTGCTCGGCGCGCTGAGCCTGGGCTGGATCTCGGCCACCTGA